Within Romboutsia sp. CE17, the genomic segment TTTAGAACCGTTATATTATCTACAGAGTTATCTAAGGAAGCTTTATATGATGGACTAAGAAATATGAGAGTTTATGCAACTGAAGATAAAAATATAAAAATTGATTATACTATTAATGATAATCCTTTAGGGTCAACTATTAATAAACCCTCAAAATTAAATTTTTCAATAAGTGTAATTGATAATGATAAAGAAGATACAATAAAAGAAATCCAAGTAATTAGCGAAAATGGTAATATAATAAAAAGCAAAGAATTTGATTCTAATCTTGCTAAATTAGAATTCACTATACCTTCTAAAAATAAAAGAACTTTTTATTATGTTAAAGTTTTACAAAATTCTGGTAAAATATCTGTTACAGCTCCAATTTGGATAAAAAAATAGGATGATGGAGTTATTTTTCCATCATCCATTCTATATATAGTCCAATACCATTACTAGAGTTTGTTGATATTACATGGGATAATGCTCCTATTATTTTCCCATTTTGTATTATTGGAGACCCACTCATACCTTGTAGTATACCTCCGTATTGTTTTAAAAATTCTTTATCTGTTATTTCGAATTCAAATCCTTGAGTACTTGCTTCATATTGTTTATTTACTTTTGTAATGTTTATATCATAAAAATGTTTGCCATCTTCACCAGTATTACTTATAACTAAACTTGCGTTTCCTATTTTTACATCTTTAGCTCTAGATACCTCATAAATTTGTTTATCTTTAAATCCACTTATATTTATATTTCCTTTTGCACCAAATTCATTTACTCTAGTAATCTTACCTTGAGGGTTATCTTTCATTTTACCATGAATACTTCCTAATTCTGATTTTGTAGATCTTTTAATTTCAAGCATATTACATAAATAAATTTCACCTTTTTTTGATAGTACATTATCTAAATTAGGTACTTTAATATTATGTGCAACTGCTCCAAATGTGTTGTCTTTTGGATTTATATAAGTTAAAGTAGCACAAAATGGTATATACTCTGTAAAATGTGATGGACTTATATCTTTTTTATTTAAATATAATGTTTCATATTCATTATTTCTTAAAACTAAAACTTCTATTGATTCTGATTTTTTACTTTTTGATACATATTTAAAAATATCGTCTCTATTTTTTATAGTTTTTCCGTCTACTTTGCAAAGTAAATCATAATTTTGTAATTGTTCACTATTTTCTTCTACATTATAATACATTACTTTATTTGTATTCATATTTACTTGTAGAAGTTCTCCTCCTAAAATAACTTCAGAAGGAATTTTTTCATTTTTTTGCATTGAATGAATACAAGTTGGAAATAATACTACTAATAAAATAATTAAGAATATTTTTAAGCTTACTCTAAATGATGTTTTCATTTAGCCTCCTTTTGAAGTTAAATATTTTTAATTGTATTCTTATTATATGTACTTGTATATTTATTTATAATGGTAAGTAATTTATTCAACCTTACAATTTGTATTACCTTCATATTTTTTACTTTATAAAAAATGTTCATCTTAATGTAAATAAATATTTTGTCTTTTTCTAAAAATCTGTTTTACTCTAGAAAACATTATATTAATATAACTATATTTTATAAGTTATCTATAATTATTAAAGTAATATAATTTTTTAATATAAAAACGAGTATTTATAATACTCGTTTTTTCTAATTTACTCTTTTTATTTCTTTTTAATTCTATAATTTAACTATTCATACTTACATTTAATTGAATATATAAATAAGTATTAAATTAAAATCATAAAAAATCCTATAAAAACAAAGTTCACTAATTTTTAATATCTTGCTCATTCACGCTTATCCATTATTTTCTTCTAATCCTACTTTTGTAAAATACTCCATTTATCGTCTATTTCATATCCAATTTTTTTATATATTCTTCCTATATGTTCATTACTATAAAACAAGCACGGAACCTTGCCTTCGTTTACTAATTCTTTTGACAATGTATATGCCATATATGTTGCAAGACCACGGTTTCTATAATTTAAACCTGTTCCTACTCCACATATCATTGCTAAAAAGCTAGTTTCTACTCCAGTTGATATTGTACTTATTATTTTGCTATTCTCTTTTATAAAGTATATCCTTGTATTTTTATCTTTTATTAATTTAGTTTGAGATTCTATACAGTCTTCAGTATTCATATTAATACTATTTAAGAATTCATTTAATTGGTTTAGATCATTTATTTCAACTTTGTTGATTTTATAATCTTTCATGTTAAGAGTATCTATTTCATTTAAGCTTTTTAGACTACAAAAATAAGTTTCATTATATGATGTATAATCTTTATACTTAGTAAGAAGCCTGTCTATAACAGATTTTTTTCCGCTAATTTCATTTATATCTAAGGTATTTATATAGCTTATCATTTCGTCTACATCAAAATCATTTTCGTAACTATAAATAATTAAAGACTTATAATATCTTAACATTATCGAGACAATTTTTTCATTTTGAATTTGAAACCATACCTCTTGAAACTCAGTATCCAGTCCATAATTCTCAACATAACCTATTATAAATAAGTTAATACGCTCTTCATGAGATACATACTCCCAAAATGCCTTCTCTAAACTCTCATTTACTTTTGTAATCAAAAGTTTTACCCCCTTATCTTTTTACAACCAATATTCATATTAATTATAAAAAATTTTAGTGAGTCTATATTTAATTATAGAAAAAACTACTTATCATTATTAAATGATTATTTATATTATAACCTTTTTTTTATAGGTATTTGTATTTCTGTAATAAACTCCTCTACCTTTCCAGTTTCATGAATATCTATTTTATAAATTTCAATAGGATTCCCTATTACTTCGTAGTTTTCTTCCTCACAAAACTCTAACATATTCTTTATATATTCTTTATTCTTACTGTAACTTCCTCCATAACTCATTGTAATATAATAATTTTCATCAAATGTAATATTATACACATCTTCATTCTCATCTAAAAAACAAAATACAGAGTTAAATTCATTATAAATATTATTGTTTATAGATTCTAAGGAAAAAATAGCTCCTATATTATTATTTCCTAAAATATTAAATCTATTTTCATATTCTTTTTGAAGCTTTTGTATTAAAAAATCAACATCTTCATCCCTTTTAATGTTAGCATTTAATTTTAAAGCCTTTCTTTTTTTCATATACTTCACTTCTATAACATCAAATGCTGTATTTTTAACAGTTTCATTAATAGCATTTAACCTCTTTTTTATATTTTCTTTATGAGATATTAATTCTTCTATTTTTTCATCTATTAATTTTATTTCTTTTTCTAACATTTCATTGGTAGATTTTATATTTCTATTTTCTAAGTATTCTTTTATTGTTTTCATTGGAAAGTTTAAAATTCTTAGCTCTTTTATTAAGTTTAATTTCCATATATCAGAAATATTATATAGTCTATATCCATTAGAATCTCTAAAAGGATTTAATATTCCTATTTCTTCATAGTACATTAAAGAATCTCTTCCTATACCATATATTTTTGATATTTCTCCTATTTTATAATAATCTTTCATATTTTCCTCCACTATCTTTATTATAAAATATTTTTTTAGTAAATTTTATATCATTTTTTTATTATTTCTAAAAATATAATATATATATTGTAATAATTTAAACCTATCCTCACAAAATATAAGTAATTCATCTTATAGGAG encodes:
- a CDS encoding SpoIVB peptidase S55 domain-containing protein — protein: MKTSFRVSLKIFLIILLVVLFPTCIHSMQKNEKIPSEVILGGELLQVNMNTNKVMYYNVEENSEQLQNYDLLCKVDGKTIKNRDDIFKYVSKSKKSESIEVLVLRNNEYETLYLNKKDISPSHFTEYIPFCATLTYINPKDNTFGAVAHNIKVPNLDNVLSKKGEIYLCNMLEIKRSTKSELGSIHGKMKDNPQGKITRVNEFGAKGNINISGFKDKQIYEVSRAKDVKIGNASLVISNTGEDGKHFYDINITKVNKQYEASTQGFEFEITDKEFLKQYGGILQGMSGSPIIQNGKIIGALSHVISTNSSNGIGLYIEWMMEK
- a CDS encoding GNAT family N-acetyltransferase, with product MITKVNESLEKAFWEYVSHEERINLFIIGYVENYGLDTEFQEVWFQIQNEKIVSIMLRYYKSLIIYSYENDFDVDEMISYINTLDINEISGKKSVIDRLLTKYKDYTSYNETYFCSLKSLNEIDTLNMKDYKINKVEINDLNQLNEFLNSINMNTEDCIESQTKLIKDKNTRIYFIKENSKIISTISTGVETSFLAMICGVGTGLNYRNRGLATYMAYTLSKELVNEGKVPCLFYSNEHIGRIYKKIGYEIDDKWSILQK
- a CDS encoding MerR family transcriptional regulator, whose product is MKDYYKIGEISKIYGIGRDSLMYYEEIGILNPFRDSNGYRLYNISDIWKLNLIKELRILNFPMKTIKEYLENRNIKSTNEMLEKEIKLIDEKIEELISHKENIKKRLNAINETVKNTAFDVIEVKYMKKRKALKLNANIKRDEDVDFLIQKLQKEYENRFNILGNNNIGAIFSLESINNNIYNEFNSVFCFLDENEDVYNITFDENYYITMSYGGSYSKNKEYIKNMLEFCEEENYEVIGNPIEIYKIDIHETGKVEEFITEIQIPIKKRL